In Phocoena phocoena chromosome 3, mPhoPho1.1, whole genome shotgun sequence, a single window of DNA contains:
- the LOC136121591 gene encoding LOW QUALITY PROTEIN: olfactory receptor 7E24-like (The sequence of the model RefSeq protein was modified relative to this genomic sequence to represent the inferred CDS: inserted 1 base in 1 codon), whose translation MPVYLFPFFSSRLFFFQRCLSYTEXGNVTSVSEFFLTGLSDDPELQPLLFILFLSLYLVTILRNLLIILAVTSDPHLHIPMYFFLSNLSLVDISFISTTVPKMIVNIQTHSRVISYEACLTQMSFFFILFVCMDGMLLTAMAYDRFVAICHPLRYQSIRNPRLCCILVLVSFFVSFLESQVHNLIVLQVACFKNVEISNFFCDPSRLLKLACSDTFTNNIVLYFFGATYAFLLFSGIFFSYYKILFSILRVPSSGRMYKAFSTCGSHLAVVCIFYGTGLGAYLSSAISPSPRKDTVASVVYTVVTPMLNPYTYRLRNRDIKKAMWRFLSKTF comes from the exons ATGCCCGTttacttgtttccttttttttccagccgtcttttctttttccaaaggtGTCTAAGCTACACAG CTGGAAATGTAACAAGTGTCTCAGAATTCTTCCTCACAGGCCTCTCAGATGATCCAGAACTGCAGCCTTTGCTCTTTATCCTGTTCCTGTCCTTGTACCTGGTCACCATATTGAGGAACCTGCTCATCATCCTGGCTGTTACCTCTGACCCCCACCTCCACATCCCCATGTACTTCTTCCTCTCCAACCTGTCCTTGGTTGACATCAGTTTCATCTCCACCACTGTCCCCAAGATGATCGTGAACATCCAAACTCATAGCAGAGTCATCTCCTATGAAGCCTGCCTGAcacagatgtcttttttttttatcctttttgtgtgtatggatGGTATGCTTCTGACTGCAATGGCTTATGACAGGTTTGTGGCCATCTGTCACCCGCTGCGCTACCAGAGCATCAGGAACCCACGCCTCTGTTGCATTTTAGTTTTGGTGTCATTTTTTGTTAGCTTTTTGGAGTCCCAGGTGCACAATTTGATTGTGTTACAAGTTGCCTGCTTTAAGAATGTGgaaatttctaatttcttctgTGACCCTTCTCGGCTCCTCAAGCTTGCCTGTTCTGACACTTTCACCAATAACATAGTCCTGTATTTTTTTGGGGCCACCTAcgcttttctccttttctcagggatCTTTTTCTCttactataaaattcttttttccattctaaGAGTCCCCTCATCAGGACGAATGTATAAAGCCTTCTCCACCTGTGGTTCTCACCTGGCAGTTGTATGCATATTTTATGGAACAGGCCTTGGTGCGTACCTCAGCTCAGCCATCTCACCATCTCCCAGGAAGGATACAGTGGCCTCGGTAGTGTACACTGTGGTCACCCCCATGCTGAACCCCTACACCTACCGTCTGAGGAACAGAGACATCAAAAAGGCCATGTGGAGATTCCTCAGCAAAACGTTCTAA